The genomic stretch TTTTCATCTATAAAGTCCATGGGGTAGGAGCTCCATTCAAAAATGGCCTGAAAAATGAGCAGTAAAATGGCAAAGAAAATGAGGTAGCCAAAAACTTTGTGCGTCAGTATTTTGTCCAAAGATGCCCTCATGCCCTTGGCGGCCATAAAGTCGACCTTATAGGTGTCCTTTAAAATATTGTTGATGAGCTGGTAGCGGAGCACGGTTTCCTTGTGCTGTAATTTTTTGAGCTCTTCCTTGGACTTGGTGGAAAAGCCTGTGGCATCTTGGATCCGTTTTTTCTCGATGGGCATAAAGTTCACGTCCTGCGTGATCACAAGCCATAACTTGTAGAGGTCCTCCTGCGGGAAGGTGTCCTTGAGGCGTTTAAAATATTCCGGTGATATTCTGCCGGTATCCAGTATGGATTTTGAAGAAATGCTCCTGTAATCTTCAATGAGTTCTTTGATACGATCGATTCCCGTATTTTTTCGGGTACTTACGAGCGCAATTTTTGTATCCAGCTTTTTTTCCAGGCCCTCAATGTCCAATGAGATGCCCTTGCGGTCCATGCGGTCCGCCATATTGATCACTAAAATAGTGGGGATCTTTAGGTCCTTTATCTGGGTAAACAAGAGCAGGTTCCTTTTAAGGTTTTCCACATCGCTGATCACCACGGCAACATCTGGGTAGTCCTTGTCATTTTTATTGAGCAAAAGTTCCACTACCAGACTTTCGTCCAAAGAGGTGGTGTTTAGGCTGTATGTTCCGGGAAGATCTAGGATATGCGCCTTTACCCCTCTGGGGAGTTTACAGATACCTTCTTTTTTTTCTACTGTAATTCCGGGATAGTTCCCTACTTTTTGTTTGAGTCCGGTAAGTTGGTTAAAAACTGAAGTTTTTCCTGTATTTGGATTCCCGATAAGGGCTACGTTGATGTTTTTGCTCATTTAGCCTGCGTTTCTTCAATAATATCCAACTCAATAAGCTGTGCCAGGGATCTTCTTATGGCCAAGTGGCTTCCACTGAGGTTGATGTATAGGGGGTCGTTCAAAGGAGCTATCCGCAAAAGTTCTACACTGTTCCCGGGAAGGCATCCCATTTCCATTAGTTTTACGGGTAGGGTGTGCTCGGTAAAATCCTTTATAATACCCTTTTGTCCATACTTTAGGTCTGCAACGGTGGCCACGATTCTTATTTAGATTGATTTTAAGTAAGGCAAAAATAGGTAAAAATGCGGAACTAGACGGTGCAATTACGGATAAAGCGATTTGGGCTTATTCTAGGTAACTTGCTTTAAGCACTTTGATGTCTTCAAGGAGTCTGTTTATTTCATCACGATCGGTACCATCATAAAAACCGCGGATACGTTTTTCCTTATCCACCAAAATAAAGTTTTCGGTATGGATCATATCGAACGCCCCTCCGTCACCATCGTTCTTAACGGCCAGATAGGATTTTCTCGCCAAATCATATATCTGTTTTTTATCTCCGGTGACCAAGTTCCATTTACTATCGATAACTCCTTTTTCGAGAGCGTAGCGTTTTAATTGGGCAACCGTATCTATCTGTGGCGTAACCGAATGGGACAGAAGCATAATAGTGGGGTCGTTTTTAATGGCTTCCTGTACTTCGCCCATATTTTTGGTCATGATCGGGCAAATGGTAAGGCAGGTGGTAAAAAAGAAATCCGCTACGTAAATTTTATCCTTGTAATTTTCCTGGGTTATGGTATCGCCATTTTGATTCACTAGGGAAAAATCGGCCACTTTGTGGTATTTTTTTGTGTAGTGCAGTGTACTGTCCACCAACGATTTGTCCACCATGGAGGGTTGGTATACCGGGAGTATTTTTTCGGGCTGCAAGGCATTGTAAAATAGGTAGACGATCACTGCCGATAGCCCCAACATTACGATTCCGAACAGTTTGTATTTGGCAAAAAATGAACCCATGTTTGCAAAATTACGCCTCAAAGGGCTATTCTTCAAGCACAAAGCAGTTTATTGTTGCTAAATCTTTCTTAAATCACGAAAGGATAAAATTTGATGTTTTTTTATCAATCTCTAAAAGGTTACTTTTGTGCGTTTTAACAAAAGATAACGAATGACCCCTATAGTAATAAAGACCATACAATTCTTTTTGAGCTTATCGCTTTTGATTGTGCTCCACGAGCTGGGACACTTTATCCCTGCAAAGCTTTTTAAGACCAGGGTGGAGAAGTTTTACCTCTTTTTTGATGTAAAGTTTTCACTCTTTAAAAAGAAAATAGGGGAAACCGTTTACGGTATTGGTTGGTTGCCCTTGGGCGGATATGTGAAGATCTCCGGGATGATCGATGAGAGCATGGACAAGGAGCAGATGCAGCAGGAGCCAAAGCCTTGGGAGTTCCGTAGCAAACCGGCCTGGCAGCGTTTGATCATTATGCTCGGCGGGGTAACGGTAAACTTTATTTTGGCCGTTGTCATTTTTATTGGACTGGTTTTTACCTATGGTGAGCAGTATATCGCCAACGATAGCCTAAAGGATGGTATCTGGGTAACGGACAAGGCTTTAGGTGACGAACTGGGGATTCAAACGGGTGATAGGATTTTAACCATTGATGGGGAAGAAGTAGATGCTTTGTCGCAAATAATGCCCGGACTTTTATTGGGCAACCAATTTACAGTTGAAAGGAACGGACAGGTGCTTGAAAAACAAGTGCCAATAGACGTAATCGAGACATTGTCTGATAATAAGGATAAATCAAGGGCCTTGATTTCTTTTCGATGGCCATTCGTAATCAACGATATTCCCAAAAACTCCCCAAATATTGACAGTGGACTGCAAAAAGGGGATGCAGTGGTGCAATTAGCTGGAACATCTGTGGAGTATAAGGATCAAGTTACCCCTATTTTGGAGGCAAACAAGGGAAAAGAAGTGCCTATTAAGGTTATGAGAAACGGCAACCCGATAGACTTTACCGTTTCCATTACGGATAAGGGTACCTTGGGCGTGGTTTTGGGAATGACCCCGGAGGAATATAAAGAGAAAGGATATCTGGAGCAACGTACATTGACCTATTCTTTTTGGGAATCCATTCCTGCTGGATGGAACAAGGGTGTAAAAACACTTTCTGACTACATCAAGGGCATGAAGAAAATATTTAACCCCGATACAGGCGCGTATAAAGAAGTAGGTGGGTTTGCCGCTATTGGAGGTATGTTCCCCGATACCTGGAACTGGCCGGCATTTTGGGCAACAACGGCATTTATATCCATAATCTTGGCCTTTATGAACATTCTGCCCATCCCAGCGTTGGACGGTGGACACGTGATGTTCTTACTATATGAAATGGTAACGGGCCGTAAGCCCAGCGATAAATTTTTGGAGTATGCCCAAATGATAGGGTTCTTTATTTTGATCGCTTTGTTGCTGTTTGCCAATGGCAACGATTTGTACAAGTGGCTTTTTAAATAGAAAACCATTTTTTTTGTTTGTGGTGTAAAAAAGAATCTATTATATTTGCACCCGCTTAAGGTAAAAATATTCCTCCTTAGCTCAGTTGGTTAGAGCATCTGACTGTTAATCAGAGGGTCCTTGGTTCGAGCCCAAGAGGGGGAGCAGACACGACCCGGTAAGTATTGTACTTACTGGGTTTTTTGTTTTCGCGCCTCTTTTTTATCCAACACTTTATCCAATATTAAGGAATGTAACTTGATTTCTTCTACTTATTTCATTTATAGAAATTATGCTAACTTTTTGTCATCGCATTATTTATTTCTCACTACATCCAAACCAAGTAGAATTTAGTGTTAGTTAAGTATTCTTTTGAAAACAAGTTAATTTGGCACCGTTTTACAATAGTAGGCAATGTCAAAAAGATAAATTCTAATTTCACTAGGTTATTTCTTTTCTGTTTGTTGTTGTATCCAAAGATTTTCAAATCGTTGAATCAATTCGTTTTCTGGAAAGTTATTTGAAACATATCTTTTGAAGATATAATTTTTCCCTTTCAAGTGTTTATCTGTAAAAGAAACTACATAGTAGCAATACTCCCAGTTGCCTTCAACTTTTAAATATTTGATTATTTGATCCCAAGTTCCATTTAGCGCGCTGAATGCTATTGCAATAGGAAATTCACCGTTAAAGTATTCCATGTCATATTTCGAAGCATCACTGTAAAAAAAGGAAGGTAAGATTTCCTGAAATTCTGTGGTTTTAGTCCAGGCAACTATCTGGAGGTTGACTAAAGTATTTGTTCCACCTCTTGTTAAACCAAACTTAGATTTTGCAGAATCCAAACTGTTAATTTGTGGTTCTATATATGCATATCCGTCTCCACCAGTTAGGTTTTTCATATTTAAGTCTTGTAAATCCAAAATTCGTTTGAAACTATTAGAGTACTGACCAATTCTTTCTAATTGGCTATCAGTCTTTTTATCAACGTTGACAATAACATCGTTTAAATTATCAACGTTAGTCTTAAGTAATTCGGCCTTTTTAATGCTTGATTCAATGGATTTAGAAATATTGACTGCTCTAATGCTATCCTTTTCAATTTCCTTATTTCTAGTTACCTCGTCTGTGATAGTTCCAAATGTTGAGAATATCATAAGAAATACAGATAAACCTATTACTGAATTTTTTTTACGTTTTTTACATTTGGTGCTTTTACAATCTAAAATTTGAATAACTACTATTACGGTTCCAATAAATATTGATACAATATTTATCCATGGATATTCATTCCAATTCATATTGGGTCGAGATTATTAAAAATTTGAATGTTAGAAGGGATTGTTATAAAAGTAGAGAAAGACTTAAAAACTTGCAAGATTTTAGATTATAGTGTTTCTGTTTGTATTAGTTAAACAGGTATATTTAATTAATTTTGACCTGAAAATCAAAAACTTACAATCGGAACTTAAATGAGGATAGTAATTTTTACATTTTTTCTGCTCCCAATAATTGGATTATCACAGAATCAAAAGATAGAACAATTACAAAAGGCTAAAAAGGCAGTTTTAAATAATGTGCAATATTGGAGTGATTCTTTAAAGGTTATTCAAAGGGAAATAGACAAGGAAACTGCAAAATACATTTCTCCTGAAGATGCTATATTTTGTGCTACATCTGGAGCGGAATTGAGGTCAAAAGCAGATAGAGGGTCAGAACTAATTTCAAAATTGCCAATTGGGACTACCCTTTATGTTCAGGAAAAGAACAATAACTATTACCGTGTCATTACAGAGTATGGCGAAGGGTTTGTTTTTCAATATTATGCTTCGAAATTAAATTGCCCTCAATCGAACAACCAAAAGGTTGCTGCCAAGGCATCACTTAGTAGTTCGCCATTAGCAAAGTCAAAATCTACCAACTATACAAGAAAGTATAGTAGTTCAAGGAGATACATAAGAGGCCCTAGAGGAGGATGTTATTATATCAATAGTAATGGCAATAAAACCTATGTTGCCCGAAGTCTATGTAATTAAACTTAGCATATGGCAGATAAGAGGAGTATAGAAACCTTTCAAGATGTGGCCACCTATTTAAAGGAATGGAGAAAGGGCAATAACATCAGTCAAGAGGAATTCTCAAGGTTTGCAAAGGTCCAAAGAACTTGGTATAGTAAGATTGAGAGGGGCCAGGCCGAAAACATAACACTTAATTCCCTTTTGAAATTACTTAATGAAATGGGATGTGAATTGGTGATTAAAGACACACACGCTTAAACAGTGGGGAGAATGCAACCTCAACTTTCAACAAAAGGTAACTTCGTGCAATACATTTGATATATATGTATTGTTTTCTGTATTTAATAAACTATCAAAAAAAATAAATTTCAATAAACTGTAAAACAGTGTTTTATGTAGTTTATTTGAGGATTTGGAAAGGGTATAAAAACAAGAATAGATTAGTTTTATGGTACTAATGATAGTGCTGAATCTAATTGAATCCAAAAATCAGAGAGATGAGGTTGAAAGATAGTTGTTGTAAAGTGTTGATGGTGTTGATGATAATACACTGGGCATTACCATTTTTGGAGCGGTTCCAACTATCCCCATACTCTGGACTTGTACCTTTTTTTGTTGCGGGGTTGGGTCTCTTAAACTATCTGTGAATCCCGCACTCATTCCGATATTTGCTAAATTGTCCATACCGCTCAAAAAGTTTTGCTGCCCAGTTGCCAATTTTTGTCCAAGGCCGGCAAGTTCATTTGCTTGTCGTTGCTCGTTCATGGCCCTAATGGTCTTTTCATCTTCGGCAATCAATCGGTTACGTTCACGTATCTGGTTGTCCAGATCCATGGCGGCCTGACTGTTCACGTCATTGCTATACTGCTGAATTTTTGGAAGTTCGGAAAGAACACCACGGACACCGCCACTTCGTGCGGCATCGACCATTCCGGCCGTTGTCCTTGATGCTTCTTCACGGATGATATCGGAACCTACTGTGCTTATGGGCATATCCTCATAAACATTGTCGAGATCTTGAAATTCAAAATTATCAATGGCCTCTTGCGCTTCCTTTTCCTGTTTATTGCCTTTGAACAACTGTAAACCAGAAGAAAGTGCGCTTAAACCTAAACCAAATAAAGGACTCATAGTATCAAAATTTATTATCAAATATAAATATACGATAGATGGTTGTTATAGTAATGATTTGAATACAGAAAATATAAATTCTTGAATTTTTGTACATTGTAATTCCCCCGCTCAAATGCACTGTGATTGTGAGCCATGATTAATACTACGTTAAGCAGGAATAAACAATTTTTAGCCGGAACAGTTTCAACCATCGTTTTAGGTTTTATCACCTGGATGATTTTATATACACCCGATATAGACAAGAAAATAAGTTCACCTAATTCACATAAAGTTTTGGATAGGATTTGTGGCGATATCGATTCAACCACTTGTAATCAGTTAAGGTTTAAATATAAACTTCTAAATATAGTCAAGGAGAATGAAGTGAAAGGTGCTGCCTATTTTCAAGTTTATTATGGAATTAGGTATGAGGATCTTACCTTTCGTGATTTGATTGAAAGTAAAGATTAAAACGATTTTATTCGTATTACAAATCTCTAGCCCCATACTTCTTTAATGTAAACAAAGATGCAGTATTGCCCACACGATAGTACCCTTGGGAGGTAATACAGATAATATGGGTTTTTCCATCTTAGGAAAATCGGATTTCTCGACCCCACGGGGGTTCATTAGGTTTTTAAGGGTTAGGTTTTTTGAGTTTTTCTTTGCATCTCCCTTCTGAAAAAATTGACCTCAACTATAATTTGGCGCCAAGTTTTTAGCATGGTGGTTTAATTGAAAAGAATCGGATCAGAATAAAAATCTCGTTTGCTGTAAAAGTAATTTCTGATCTGTTTGCTCATCATGTCATAAACCGTTCTTTCAAATTTATTGTACTCTCCAGTAAGAAGTATTGACTGCAGTCTTTTGAATTCTTTTAGGTTGGTTTTTTCAAGATGTTTTAACCCGGTATTGGAAAGTAATTTGGAGCCCTCTTTTTGCATTGAAATATCTATGCCCGTTACTGGGCATATTCTGTTTTTTAAAGGGGTATTATTTAACCCTATATTTGAATGGTTAAATTGTTCCACAAAGGGTGTTTCGGAAAGTTGGTTAAATTGTTCCCTTTTTTTGTTCACTAAGAGTGCCAATTCAGATTTAAGATTTTTGCTTTTTGATTCAATCAGAATATTCAATTTCTTTCTATCTCTATGTCTTTTTTTTGGAGTTAAGCCGGACCAATATCTCGGGTTTTTAAAGTCTTTTAGTTTACTTTTTTGTTTGTCTTGCAATCCTTTCATTTGGATGGTAATATCATAGTAAAGTACTTTTTGTAATTGCTTTATTAAATAATCAAACGCAAGCCCTATGACGTTAGGGCCAATATCCGCCATTGTTCTGAAACCAACATGATTTAATTGGTGTTGCATTTTAAGAACCTTGATTTCAAATCTTAGGGTATTGGTTTGCATAGCATATTGTCTGCCCTTATTGTAAATCTTAATGATGTATTGCTGATGGATTGATTGAGCGTAAAGGCCATCAAAATGAAACTCAAATTCGTTACCCTCAAAAAGTAATAACCATTTAATGAAGTCTTGTGGATTGAATATGGAATTAAGGTTAAGTCCTAACTCAATATTTTGAAGTACTAAACATTCAGGGGTGACATTAAATAGCGAACAGATATGTTCCCTTATTTCAATTATGTCTTGAAAATAGAAGTCGTTCCCGTTAAATCCTTTGGGGTCTCTATTCGGTGCTTCTATGCCTTTGATTGAATTATGCATCTTATGGATGCTGCCGGAGAAAAAAATTGTTCCGCTATCATAGACTTTAATTTTGCATTTGTGATATGAAGCAACCATGAATTTTCCCAGTTCTCCTGTCTTCTCTGAAACTGTGCGATGAAACTCCAAATAAGGGTGGTTTGTGAGTTTGTCAATATCACATTCAACTACTTTTATTTTAACGAAATCAATCATTATCTTTACTCCGTTGTCTATGCGGATAACATTTTGAACAAAATAGATAGGGGGCTAAATGCCCCCTTCTTTTTTTACTTCGGCCTGTGCAAATTCTAAGGTGAACCTTTTGGGGCTTCTGGGGTAATAATCTTTG from Flagellimonas oceani encodes the following:
- a CDS encoding FeoA family protein; the protein is MVATVADLKYGQKGIIKDFTEHTLPVKLMEMGCLPGNSVELLRIAPLNDPLYINLSGSHLAIRRSLAQLIELDIIEETQAK
- a CDS encoding SCO family protein, producing MGSFFAKYKLFGIVMLGLSAVIVYLFYNALQPEKILPVYQPSMVDKSLVDSTLHYTKKYHKVADFSLVNQNGDTITQENYKDKIYVADFFFTTCLTICPIMTKNMGEVQEAIKNDPTIMLLSHSVTPQIDTVAQLKRYALEKGVIDSKWNLVTGDKKQIYDLARKSYLAVKNDGDGGAFDMIHTENFILVDKEKRIRGFYDGTDRDEINRLLEDIKVLKASYLE
- the rseP gene encoding RIP metalloprotease RseP, with the protein product MTPIVIKTIQFFLSLSLLIVLHELGHFIPAKLFKTRVEKFYLFFDVKFSLFKKKIGETVYGIGWLPLGGYVKISGMIDESMDKEQMQQEPKPWEFRSKPAWQRLIIMLGGVTVNFILAVVIFIGLVFTYGEQYIANDSLKDGIWVTDKALGDELGIQTGDRILTIDGEEVDALSQIMPGLLLGNQFTVERNGQVLEKQVPIDVIETLSDNKDKSRALISFRWPFVINDIPKNSPNIDSGLQKGDAVVQLAGTSVEYKDQVTPILEANKGKEVPIKVMRNGNPIDFTVSITDKGTLGVVLGMTPEEYKEKGYLEQRTLTYSFWESIPAGWNKGVKTLSDYIKGMKKIFNPDTGAYKEVGGFAAIGGMFPDTWNWPAFWATTAFISIILAFMNILPIPALDGGHVMFLLYEMVTGRKPSDKFLEYAQMIGFFILIALLLFANGNDLYKWLFK
- a CDS encoding SH3 domain-containing protein, which codes for MRIVIFTFFLLPIIGLSQNQKIEQLQKAKKAVLNNVQYWSDSLKVIQREIDKETAKYISPEDAIFCATSGAELRSKADRGSELISKLPIGTTLYVQEKNNNYYRVITEYGEGFVFQYYASKLNCPQSNNQKVAAKASLSSSPLAKSKSTNYTRKYSSSRRYIRGPRGGCYYINSNGNKTYVARSLCN
- a CDS encoding helix-turn-helix domain-containing protein → MADKRSIETFQDVATYLKEWRKGNNISQEEFSRFAKVQRTWYSKIERGQAENITLNSLLKLLNEMGCELVIKDTHA